A stretch of the Elephas maximus indicus isolate mEleMax1 chromosome 3, mEleMax1 primary haplotype, whole genome shotgun sequence genome encodes the following:
- the LOC126070900 gene encoding olfactory receptor 7G1-like produces MEPRNQTGVSEFLLLALTEDPKVQLFLFSLFLSIYLVTVLGNLLIILAVSSDPHLHTPMYFFLSNLSFTDICLSTTTIPKMLVNLQAQNQSITYAGCLIQVCFVLIFASLESFLLSVMAYDCYVAICHPLRYMVIMNTRFCGLLILVSLLVSIVDALLHSLMLLRLSFCTDLETLYVFCEVFQVIKVACSEILINNIILYFAASILGVLPFSGIIFSYTQIVSSILRMPSAGGKYKAFPTCGSHLSVVSLFYGTAFGACISTTFTHSSWKTAVASVIYTMVTPMMNPFIYSLRNRDVKGAMRNLIRSTIAFQ; encoded by the coding sequence ATGGAACCTAGAAACCAAACAGGTGTTTCAGAattccttctcctggcactgaCAGAGGATCCCAAAGTGCAGCTTTTCCTCTTCAGCCTGTTCCTGTCCATATATCTGGTCACTGTCCTGGGAAACCTACTCATCATCCTGGCTGTCAGCTCTgacccccacctccacacccccatgtacttctttctttccaatctctccttCACTGACATCTGTCTCAGCACCACCACGAtcccaaagatgctggtgaaccttCAAGCACAGAATCAGAGCATCACTTATGCAGGATGCCTCATCCAGGTCTGCTTTGTCCTGATTTTTGCTAGTTTGGAAAGTTTTCTCCTTTCAGTAATGGCTTATgactgctatgtggccatttgtcacccaCTGAGATACATGGTCATCATGAACACCCGCTTCTGTGGCCTGCTGATTCTAGTCTCCTTGCTCGTTAGCATTGTGGATGCCCTGCTCCACAGTCTGATGTTGTTGAGACTGTCCTTCTGCACAGACCTGGAAACGCTTTACGTATTTTGTGAAGTTTTTCAGGTCATCAAAGTTGCCTGTTCTGAAATCCTCATCAATAACATCATCTTATATTTTGCAGCTAGCATACTGGGTgttcttcctttctctggaatcattttctcATATACTCAAATTGTCTCCTCCATTTTGAGAATGCCATCAGCAGGTGGAAAGTATAAAGCTTTTCctacctgtgggtctcacctctcaGTTGTTTCCTTATTCTACGGGACAGCCTTTGGTGCATGTATAAGTACGACATTTACACACTCTTCTTGGAAGACTGCAGTAGCTTCAGTGATATATACCATGGTAACTCCCATGATGAAtcccttcatctacagcctgagaaacagGGACGTGAAAGGAGCCATGAGGAACCTTATCAGGTCCACAATTGCTTTTCAGTGA